Proteins encoded within one genomic window of Methanobacteriales archaeon HGW-Methanobacteriales-1:
- a CDS encoding sporulation initiation inhibitor Soj yields the protein MAEIIAVLNQKGGSGKTTTAVNLATALSKKGKKIALVDFDPQGNATTYLGLMKREMKNTMRDVIHEKIDITEAIRNTTYDNLDLIPSNIKLSGIEGYLNAQTSPISVLNSKLKKIKDNYDYVFIDAPPTLNIIATNVLTAANSVIIPIQADPFALEGMVDLLEVIDIIEDELNSPTEIKGVLITKFRANTKLGREVKAEVEKYFPNELYATAIPDNIKVSEAPGYNKPVIVYDPDCAGSKAYIKLADEFLEREKNEQ from the coding sequence ATGGCTGAAATAATTGCAGTTTTAAATCAAAAAGGAGGAAGTGGAAAAACCACTACCGCCGTTAACTTAGCTACTGCCCTGTCAAAAAAGGGTAAAAAAATAGCGTTAGTAGATTTTGACCCTCAAGGTAATGCAACAACTTATCTGGGATTGATGAAGCGAGAAATGAAAAATACCATGAGGGATGTAATTCATGAAAAAATTGACATCACCGAGGCAATCCGCAACACGACTTATGATAACCTGGATTTAATCCCCTCCAACATAAAACTTTCCGGAATTGAAGGTTATCTTAATGCTCAAACTTCACCTATTTCTGTATTAAACAGTAAGCTGAAAAAAATTAAAGATAACTATGATTATGTCTTTATTGATGCACCTCCAACTCTAAATATTATAGCTACCAATGTGCTCACTGCAGCAAATAGTGTTATTATTCCTATCCAAGCAGATCCCTTTGCATTAGAGGGAATGGTGGATTTACTGGAAGTCATTGATATTATAGAAGATGAACTTAATAGCCCCACAGAAATTAAAGGAGTACTCATTACTAAATTTAGAGCTAATACTAAACTTGGTAGGGAAGTTAAAGCAGAAGTGGAGAAATATTTCCCAAATGAACTATATGCGACTGCCATTCCAGATAATATTAAAGTTTCTGAAGCTCCCGGATACAATAAACCGGTGATTGTTTATGATCCGGATTGTGCTGGTAGTAAAGCCTATATTAAATTAGCCGATGAATTTTTAGAGAGGGAGAAAAATGAGCAATAA
- a CDS encoding single-stranded DNA endonuclease — MLETLLELALGKRAEILNKLDEFYATGPDTSKSWVDYSFSETKKDITLSAGDGSINKKKFLSFVFYAISAETLIYKDKLEKIENSTVDIMPHHGFVEDRLRNYMSLYELKNALKSFEEYDLDYYLFDGSIMGNLIRPLPMDRELSTKIKEDIKSHYLSFLDAELHLKQVEVSASKFEDHITEKFGNKTEAMIYLETLENLLIISRLLKHGRKIVGISKTSTSNDYFGLDIPDMALFDRNHGKQGFSKPRTQKVSKTVKHDFPVENKFFRSLTFTTFYARLEDNKNLLKFELPYEADEEEIIELLNIIKSNCTEGYPYLLKKAHNDVVIKKIDMSRLLRMMGFIEKDGREML, encoded by the coding sequence ATGCTGGAAACATTACTGGAACTAGCTCTGGGAAAAAGGGCAGAAATACTGAACAAACTGGATGAATTCTATGCTACTGGTCCAGATACCAGTAAATCATGGGTTGATTATTCATTCAGTGAAACTAAAAAAGACATTACTCTCTCGGCAGGAGATGGGAGTATTAATAAAAAAAAGTTTCTAAGCTTTGTTTTTTATGCCATCAGTGCTGAGACTCTAATTTACAAGGATAAACTGGAAAAAATCGAAAATTCCACCGTGGATATCATGCCCCATCATGGATTTGTGGAAGATCGTCTAAGAAATTACATGAGTTTATATGAGTTAAAAAATGCTTTAAAATCATTTGAAGAATATGATCTGGACTATTATTTATTTGACGGATCTATAATGGGAAATCTAATAAGGCCTCTTCCAATGGATCGTGAACTCTCCACAAAAATTAAAGAAGATATAAAATCCCACTATCTATCTTTTCTGGATGCAGAACTCCATTTAAAACAGGTTGAAGTATCAGCCTCTAAATTTGAGGACCATATAACCGAAAAATTTGGCAATAAAACAGAGGCTATGATATATTTAGAGACCCTAGAAAATCTACTTATCATAAGTAGATTACTTAAACACGGCAGAAAAATTGTGGGCATATCCAAAACTTCCACCAGTAATGATTACTTTGGCCTGGATATTCCGGACATGGCATTATTTGATAGGAATCATGGAAAGCAAGGCTTTTCTAAACCTAGAACTCAAAAAGTTTCTAAAACAGTGAAACATGATTTCCCGGTGGAAAATAAGTTCTTCCGGAGTCTCACCTTTACCACATTTTACGCCCGTTTGGAGGATAATAAAAACCTCCTTAAATTCGAGCTACCATATGAAGCAGATGAAGAGGAGATAATTGAATTACTTAATATTATAAAATCAAATTGTACGGAAGGTTATCCTTATCTACTAAAAAAGGCCCATAATGATGTGGTTATAAAGAAAATTGACATGAGTCGACTTTTAAGAATGATGGGATTTATTGAAAAAGATGGGAGGGAAATGTTATGA
- a CDS encoding ATPase → MSEIIGRCIGETSLVEVSFISKEMPQVGEYVSLKYDEKNVLGMIESLVRGSVSINDEIFDPKTIEKIKKIEGDDHYIRGSVRILGDISDNLKIPRTPAPPGTEIIPASQDDLQKIFQKENSLSLGTLISQENVEVKIDLEKMFSRHLAILAMTGAGKSNTVAVVVDGMLQYNGCVVIFDMHSEYDINFNNGESKVINPQINPLYMSFSEMKRLARISSSAYLQERYFFESYKMAANEVRNGDSKNKGFITIMKEYLEGWETGRMSFRGQDVEGTKQIIDVINKIGDLERRYSSIISSNAGNILSKLELGKANIIDLGSVDEQAAEVIVSHILRNALQNNKKWLRNRDDENFPLSHPVFFVLEEAHILAPKSRPTESKLWISRIAREGRKFGLGLCLVSQSPKSIDPDSLSQANNMIILRLVEPQDQRHVQSASESLSEDLVKQLPSLNIGEAIVLGLMTKIPALVKIHEHKNKEFGQDLAVIDMWKKTTEDTKKKYEDEKEDIMNLGGDY, encoded by the coding sequence ATGAGTGAAATCATTGGCCGATGCATTGGAGAAACTTCTCTAGTTGAAGTTAGTTTTATATCCAAGGAAATGCCCCAGGTAGGAGAATACGTCTCCTTAAAATACGATGAAAAAAATGTTTTAGGAATGATAGAATCACTGGTAAGAGGCAGTGTATCTATTAACGACGAAATATTTGATCCTAAAACTATTGAAAAGATAAAAAAAATCGAAGGGGACGACCATTACATCCGGGGATCAGTTAGAATATTAGGGGATATTTCAGACAACCTTAAAATTCCCCGCACTCCCGCCCCTCCTGGAACAGAAATAATTCCCGCCTCCCAGGATGATTTACAAAAAATATTCCAAAAGGAGAACAGCCTTTCTCTGGGAACCTTAATTAGTCAGGAAAATGTGGAAGTAAAGATTGATTTGGAGAAGATGTTCTCCCGACACCTGGCTATACTGGCCATGACTGGGGCTGGGAAATCTAATACTGTAGCAGTTGTTGTGGATGGGATGCTTCAGTACAATGGATGTGTAGTAATTTTTGATATGCACTCAGAATATGATATTAACTTCAATAATGGTGAATCAAAAGTCATAAATCCTCAAATAAATCCTTTATACATGTCATTTTCTGAAATGAAACGACTGGCCCGTATTAGTAGTAGTGCTTATTTACAGGAACGTTATTTCTTTGAAAGCTATAAAATGGCTGCTAATGAAGTTAGAAATGGTGATTCTAAGAATAAAGGATTTATTACTATTATGAAGGAATATTTGGAGGGATGGGAAACTGGAAGAATGTCTTTCCGAGGCCAAGATGTGGAAGGTACTAAACAAATAATTGATGTTATAAATAAAATTGGTGATCTGGAACGGCGATACAGTTCTATAATTAGTTCCAATGCAGGAAATATTTTGAGTAAATTAGAATTAGGTAAAGCTAATATTATTGACTTAGGTTCGGTAGATGAGCAGGCTGCTGAGGTCATAGTAAGCCATATATTGAGAAATGCTCTTCAAAATAATAAAAAGTGGTTGAGAAACCGAGATGACGAAAATTTCCCATTATCCCACCCTGTTTTTTTTGTTCTGGAGGAAGCACATATACTGGCTCCTAAAAGCAGACCAACAGAATCTAAATTATGGATAAGCAGAATTGCCAGGGAAGGGCGTAAATTTGGATTGGGACTGTGTCTGGTCTCTCAAAGCCCTAAATCAATTGACCCGGATTCACTATCTCAGGCCAATAACATGATTATTTTAAGATTGGTTGAACCACAAGATCAAAGGCATGTTCAATCGGCCAGTGAGAGTTTAAGTGAGGACTTGGTAAAACAACTACCCTCCCTGAATATTGGAGAAGCTATTGTTTTAGGATTAATGACTAAAATTCCAGCATTGGTTAAAATACATGAACATAAAAACAAGGAATTTGGCCAGGATTTAGCAGTAATTGACATGTGGAAAAAAACCACTGAAGATACTAAAAAGAAATATGAAGATGAAAAAGAGGATATCATGAATCTGGGAGGGGATTATTAG
- a CDS encoding metallophosphoesterase, protein MKFAHLADTHLGYRQYGLFEREMDFYNVFNHIIDKLIEERPDFVIHSGDLFEFSRPPTNALLNVQKGILALKDAGIPVYAIAGNHDIIMRKNALPPHVLFKEMGLKIISPNKPFFVEGDVFIGGTPYVSKHQATYLTESLKNLELMSKDYNKRILVLHQGIDKYLPFEYELELANIPESFNYYALGHIHARITDDFGQGKLAYPGSTEIWKIDELGNYQKNGKGFYMVDMDGDIPEIESINMEMSREFLRENIDFPELDGEIEKIKNHISTFSNKPLLSLTVEGGNFNRSEVYDKLNQVFSDICLSLRPNFKSQSLIDAEEILKDGSALNPHKLIIGRLKEFENQKITDLALSLFNEMSNGNTENAEEISKKFYEEFYDN, encoded by the coding sequence ATGAAATTTGCACACTTAGCAGATACTCACCTTGGTTATAGGCAATATGGACTTTTTGAGCGGGAAATGGATTTTTACAACGTTTTTAACCATATCATTGATAAATTAATTGAAGAAAGACCAGATTTTGTTATCCACTCTGGTGATCTTTTTGAATTTTCCCGACCACCTACCAACGCCCTTCTAAATGTTCAAAAAGGAATATTGGCTCTGAAAGATGCAGGAATTCCAGTTTATGCCATTGCCGGTAATCACGATATTATAATGCGTAAAAATGCCCTACCTCCCCATGTTCTCTTTAAAGAAATGGGCTTAAAAATTATTAGTCCTAATAAACCCTTTTTCGTGGAGGGTGATGTTTTTATTGGAGGAACACCCTATGTTTCCAAACACCAGGCCACCTATCTCACTGAAAGCCTTAAAAACTTAGAACTAATGTCTAAAGATTATAATAAAAGGATCCTGGTTTTGCATCAGGGTATTGACAAGTATTTGCCCTTTGAATATGAATTAGAACTGGCCAATATTCCAGAATCATTTAATTACTATGCTTTAGGCCATATCCATGCTAGAATCACTGATGATTTTGGACAAGGTAAACTGGCTTATCCGGGCTCTACTGAAATATGGAAGATTGATGAGCTGGGAAATTACCAGAAAAATGGTAAAGGATTTTATATGGTGGATATGGATGGAGATATTCCGGAAATAGAATCCATAAATATGGAAATGTCTCGAGAGTTTCTGAGAGAGAATATTGATTTTCCGGAACTTGATGGCGAGATAGAAAAAATAAAAAATCATATTTCGACCTTTTCCAATAAGCCCTTACTGAGTTTAACTGTGGAAGGTGGTAACTTTAACCGATCTGAGGTTTATGACAAACTCAATCAGGTATTCTCAGATATATGTCTCAGTTTAAGACCAAATTTCAAATCACAATCATTAATTGACGCTGAAGAGATTTTAAAAGATGGTAGTGCTCTTAATCCCCACAAATTAATCATTGGACGATTAAAAGAATTTGAAAATCAAAAAATAACGGACCTAGCATTATCTCTATTTAATGAAATGTCTAATGGAAATACGGAAAACGCAGAAGAGATAAGCAAAAAATTCTATGAGGAGTTCTATGATAATTAA
- a CDS encoding DNA repair protein Rad50, with the protein MRSSMIINSLALENFKSYSKMNLDFNSGISIIMGQNGAGKSTILEAVSFALFKQYSGRSIQHLVRSEQTKMKVQLDFVVNARTYRVLRERGKSTSKAELRIKEGEAFHSLATGDKQVSYEIQNLLEMDGDLFLNAVYVRQGEIADLIDKTQSEKKQLIGKLLGIDSLEKSWKNMLPLIKDYESQKERCKGRIEGMGELKKDLEKETEKKTLLDDKIKNTQSKKEQILIEMEAIKRDKDEMDTRKIRFKEMDSLIKFKRESLVKAHQSEKELLDELKNIGEKEERIKEIEPELPGIKDLESLKTSISLLDTLNIKRKEIESRISNINKFQSILSENEPFFEEYNDIQKKINEINLQMEPFSGIKGSMTQLKINQKQIQDKSKKITHEIGKRFITANDILGTDFTEWELLNNHLTRVKSAAEIKLESLTTQINEKTGEISSLESLNKSMQKPLDELKTVEGQCPVCKSEIDVSKKNELVEGYLSDIESNTNSIKNIQSILKELNVEKTDLNTKYLQITSINTDILKERVESLADTSGELENIVSQMEDLQGKVTLLDEIEANLNSKKGRLEEIKANYERYIKVQGSLESAGNLDELNKEMKELLNQINLKEEEINNLTTKLGLSTVDIELIDTEISRLKKLNDEYQQIRGIVSKKESVVEKIQKFGAEILKITEEQEKAQQELEGTAYDEEIHENLINSFNDKNIEFQDTNGQEKEYSGELKGVLENINRIGGELGLYGKYQAELSSLDDFLKLLNLFRDLYGKDGIQKELRNMSRPLIEQNTREFFEKFNFEYSDITLDEDYNIDVYGPVGKTTLDMISGGERIAVALALRLGITKALSGGTLELIMLDEPTIHLDTYRRSELIDILKRMSIIPQMIIVTHDVDLEEAAENIIKVEKVEGISRVMVE; encoded by the coding sequence ATGAGGAGTTCTATGATAATTAATTCCCTGGCACTGGAAAACTTCAAATCCTACTCTAAAATGAACCTGGATTTCAACAGTGGAATATCTATTATAATGGGTCAAAATGGGGCAGGTAAATCAACCATCCTGGAAGCGGTTAGTTTTGCTCTCTTTAAACAGTACTCTGGTCGCAGTATTCAGCATTTAGTTAGATCTGAACAGACCAAAATGAAGGTGCAACTGGACTTTGTAGTAAATGCTCGAACTTACCGGGTACTGCGTGAGCGTGGAAAAAGCACTTCTAAAGCAGAATTAAGAATAAAAGAAGGTGAGGCCTTCCATAGTTTAGCTACCGGTGATAAGCAAGTCAGCTATGAGATACAGAATTTGCTGGAGATGGATGGAGATTTATTCTTAAATGCGGTGTATGTGAGGCAGGGAGAAATAGCAGATCTCATTGACAAAACCCAATCTGAAAAGAAACAACTAATTGGGAAATTATTAGGAATAGATTCTTTGGAAAAATCCTGGAAAAATATGCTTCCCCTTATAAAAGATTATGAAAGCCAGAAAGAACGATGTAAGGGTCGAATTGAAGGTATGGGTGAGCTGAAAAAGGACTTAGAAAAAGAAACAGAGAAAAAAACTCTCCTGGATGATAAGATTAAAAATACACAATCTAAAAAAGAGCAAATACTCATTGAAATGGAAGCCATTAAAAGAGATAAAGATGAGATGGACACCCGCAAAATCCGATTCAAAGAAATGGATTCTCTGATTAAATTTAAAAGAGAATCTCTGGTTAAGGCCCACCAAAGTGAAAAAGAGCTTTTAGATGAGCTGAAAAATATTGGGGAAAAAGAAGAGAGAATAAAAGAAATTGAACCGGAACTTCCAGGAATAAAAGATTTAGAATCTCTTAAGACATCAATATCTCTTTTAGATACTTTAAATATCAAAAGAAAAGAAATTGAATCTCGTATATCTAATATTAATAAATTTCAAAGTATATTATCTGAAAATGAGCCATTTTTTGAAGAATACAATGATATTCAGAAGAAAATCAATGAAATTAACCTTCAAATGGAACCTTTCTCTGGTATAAAAGGATCCATGACCCAATTGAAAATAAATCAAAAACAAATTCAAGATAAATCCAAAAAAATCACCCACGAAATTGGCAAAAGATTCATTACTGCTAATGATATACTGGGCACAGATTTTACAGAGTGGGAATTACTTAATAATCATTTAACCAGGGTCAAATCTGCAGCTGAAATTAAATTGGAATCATTAACCACTCAGATTAATGAGAAGACTGGTGAAATTTCCAGTCTGGAAAGTTTAAACAAAAGCATGCAAAAGCCATTAGATGAGTTAAAAACTGTGGAAGGCCAGTGTCCAGTATGTAAATCAGAAATTGATGTTTCTAAAAAGAATGAACTGGTGGAAGGATATCTTAGTGATATAGAATCTAACACAAACTCTATTAAAAATATTCAATCTATTTTAAAAGAGCTCAATGTGGAAAAAACGGATTTAAATACTAAATATTTACAAATTACTTCCATAAATACTGATATTTTAAAGGAAAGGGTGGAATCTTTAGCTGATACGTCAGGTGAACTAGAAAATATAGTTTCACAAATGGAAGATTTACAGGGAAAAGTTACTCTGCTGGATGAGATTGAAGCCAACCTAAACTCTAAAAAAGGCCGTCTTGAAGAAATTAAGGCCAATTATGAACGCTACATCAAGGTACAAGGGTCACTGGAATCAGCAGGAAATCTTGATGAACTGAATAAAGAAATGAAAGAGCTTTTAAATCAAATAAATCTTAAAGAAGAGGAAATTAATAATCTTACCACCAAACTTGGCCTTTCTACAGTGGACATTGAATTAATAGACACTGAAATATCTCGCTTAAAAAAGCTCAATGATGAATACCAGCAAATACGGGGAATAGTTTCTAAAAAGGAATCAGTTGTGGAAAAAATCCAAAAATTTGGTGCAGAAATTCTTAAAATTACTGAGGAGCAAGAAAAGGCCCAGCAAGAACTTGAAGGTACAGCCTATGATGAGGAGATTCATGAAAACTTGATTAATTCATTTAATGATAAAAATATTGAGTTTCAAGATACTAATGGTCAGGAAAAAGAATACAGTGGGGAACTTAAAGGGGTTCTGGAGAATATTAATCGAATTGGGGGTGAGTTGGGATTATATGGTAAATACCAGGCTGAACTTTCGTCTTTAGATGACTTCTTAAAATTACTCAATTTATTCCGGGATTTATATGGTAAAGATGGTATTCAAAAGGAATTAAGGAATATGTCACGGCCTTTAATTGAACAAAATACTCGCGAATTCTTTGAAAAATTCAATTTTGAATATTCAGACATCACATTGGATGAAGACTATAACATAGATGTGTACGGGCCAGTGGGTAAGACCACTCTGGACATGATAAGTGGTGGAGAACGAATAGCCGTTGCATTAGCTTTAAGGTTAGGGATTACCAAGGCACTTTCTGGTGGCACTCTTGAGCTTATAATGTTGGATGAACCTACCATACATTTAGATACTTATCGTAGGTCGGAACTAATTGATATTTTAAAGCGAATGTCCATTATTCCCCAGATGATAATTGTAACTCATGATGTGGATCTGGAAGAGGCCGCGGAAAATATCATTAAAGTGGAGAAAGTAGAGGGAATTTCCCGGGTAATGGTGGAATAG
- a CDS encoding MFS transporter — protein sequence MADNDQYKWGVVLVACLAIFIIVLDTSAMNVAITTLVVELNTTLSEIQGIIALYALIIASFMLLGSKLQDIMGRKKTFLIGLGIYVIGTIIATLSTSATMLLIGWAIFEGIGAALIFPATTTLVGSSYEGKDKITAFSIWGGVAAMGAAIGPIIGGVFTTYLTWRLVFGSEILIVVIIFLFRHYLSESTPTLQWKDLDILGAVLSIISLVLIVTGILFLSDPMNWGNVAVLLISGLILFAVFLLWQRRRINKNSQPLIDISLLKNRLFGLGTINSVIQQIPLAGFLFIIPVFLQQVIKLNAFNTGFALLPASITILVVAIVGARLSTIIDSKYVVMIGFLVSAAGMIILAPVFNVNTQIPDIIPGSIVFGVGIGLLMSQLTNLAMSAARADQETDASGLFNSFKNLGYSIGTALIGVFLIVGMFWGISAGIASTGQAGNLTNEEIQSSVVFSYFEKMQTGAPPEVSPQLQPYTTEIINSSISSAMKQSFYAMALIMILGFITSIFIPKREEPNP from the coding sequence ATGGCCGATAACGATCAGTATAAGTGGGGAGTAGTATTAGTTGCCTGTTTGGCAATTTTTATCATAGTTTTAGACACATCTGCAATGAATGTGGCGATAACAACATTGGTAGTAGAATTAAATACAACTTTATCTGAAATCCAGGGTATTATAGCATTATATGCTTTAATTATTGCTTCTTTCATGTTACTGGGGAGCAAACTCCAGGATATCATGGGAAGAAAAAAGACATTTTTGATAGGATTAGGTATTTATGTTATTGGAACAATTATTGCCACTTTAAGTACTTCTGCAACCATGCTTCTGATAGGATGGGCGATTTTCGAAGGTATTGGTGCCGCTTTGATTTTTCCGGCCACTACTACCCTTGTGGGATCCAGCTATGAAGGCAAAGATAAAATAACAGCTTTTAGTATTTGGGGCGGAGTAGCTGCCATGGGGGCAGCTATAGGTCCTATTATTGGTGGAGTATTTACCACATATTTAACCTGGAGATTAGTATTTGGATCAGAAATCTTAATTGTAGTTATAATATTCTTGTTCAGGCATTACCTATCTGAATCAACACCCACCCTCCAATGGAAAGATTTGGACATTTTAGGAGCAGTACTTTCTATAATATCTTTAGTATTGATTGTTACGGGCATATTATTCCTCAGCGACCCCATGAACTGGGGAAATGTCGCCGTGTTGTTAATTTCAGGCTTAATTCTCTTTGCAGTCTTTTTATTATGGCAGAGAAGGAGAATTAATAAAAATTCACAACCACTAATTGATATATCCCTTCTAAAGAATCGTCTATTTGGTTTAGGTACTATTAACTCAGTTATACAACAAATACCACTAGCAGGATTTCTTTTTATTATACCGGTATTCCTCCAGCAAGTCATTAAACTAAATGCTTTCAACACCGGATTTGCTCTTTTACCAGCATCAATTACTATTCTAGTGGTGGCCATAGTAGGTGCCCGACTATCAACCATTATAGACTCTAAATACGTAGTTATGATTGGTTTTCTTGTATCAGCAGCAGGAATGATAATACTGGCCCCGGTATTTAATGTAAATACTCAAATACCAGATATCATTCCGGGATCAATAGTCTTTGGTGTAGGAATAGGCCTTCTAATGTCACAGTTAACTAATTTGGCCATGTCTGCTGCCAGAGCTGATCAAGAAACTGATGCTTCGGGTTTATTCAACTCTTTTAAGAATTTAGGTTATTCTATTGGGACCGCGTTAATAGGTGTTTTCCTTATTGTGGGGATGTTTTGGGGAATTAGTGCTGGAATAGCATCTACGGGACAAGCTGGAAACCTTACCAATGAGGAAATACAAAGCAGTGTCGTCTTCAGCTACTTTGAAAAGATGCAAACCGGTGCACCTCCTGAGGTATCGCCACAATTACAACCATATACTACGGAGATTATTAATTCATCCATTAGTTCTGCAATGAAACAGTCGTTCTATGCTATGGCATTAATCATGATCTTAGGATTTATAACCAGTATTTTCATTCCAAAAAGAGAAGAACCTAATCCCTAG